In bacterium, one DNA window encodes the following:
- a CDS encoding GDP-mannose 4,6-dehydratase: MTTALVTGCAGFIGSHLAERLIKEGYYVKGIDAFLDYYVRKTKEDNLKGLLKAKNFSFLEADILKVDLSTLLSDIEYIFHIAAQAGVRASWGKNFEIYTQNNILATQVLLEASKDMSQLKKFVYASSSSVYGDTDILPMREDGRLQPVSPYGVSKLAGEHLCYLYFKNFGVPTVSLRYFTVYGPRQRPDMAFHKFISAILQNQEIQVYGSGNQTRDFTFVADIVEATIQASRIDVNGEVFNIGGGSRVVLSQVINLIEEILGKSGTTQHAQTQYGDVLHTWADISKAQKILKYHPRVNLREGLKEEIKWLLR; the protein is encoded by the coding sequence ATGACGACTGCATTAGTTACCGGCTGTGCCGGATTTATTGGTTCACATTTAGCCGAGAGATTAATCAAAGAAGGCTACTATGTAAAAGGGATTGATGCCTTCCTTGACTACTATGTTCGAAAAACAAAGGAAGATAATTTAAAAGGTTTACTCAAGGCTAAGAATTTTTCGTTTTTAGAGGCAGATATTTTAAAAGTAGATTTATCTACGCTTTTATCTGATATAGAATATATCTTTCATATAGCCGCGCAGGCAGGTGTTAGAGCCAGTTGGGGCAAAAATTTTGAAATATATACCCAAAACAATATCTTAGCCACTCAGGTCTTACTTGAGGCAAGTAAAGATATGTCCCAATTAAAGAAATTTGTCTATGCTTCCTCTTCTTCTGTTTATGGCGATACAGATATTCTCCCGATGCGTGAGGATGGAAGACTTCAGCCAGTTTCACCTTATGGTGTCTCAAAATTAGCCGGAGAACACTTATGCTATCTTTACTTTAAAAATTTTGGTGTGCCTACGGTTTCTTTACGCTATTTTACTGTTTATGGACCCAGGCAAAGACCGGATATGGCTTTCCATAAATTTATTTCGGCTATCTTACAAAATCAGGAAATCCAGGTCTATGGCTCAGGCAATCAGACAAGGGATTTTACCTTTGTGGCAGATATTGTTGAAGCAACTATTCAGGCATCCAGAATTGATGTCAATGGCGAAGTATTTAATATTGGTGGTGGTAGCCGTGTTGTCTTGAGCCAGGTAATTAATTTAATTGAGGAAATTTTAGGTAAATCTGGGACGACACAACACGCTCAAACTCAATATGGTGATGTTCTTCATACCTGGGCGGATATTTCAAAGGCACAAAAAATCTTAAAATATCATCCTCGGGTTAACCTGAGAGAAGGATTAAAAGAAGAAATTAAGTGGCTGTTGAGGTAA